The Constrictibacter sp. MBR-5 DNA segment ACCGTGAACGGACCCGAGATCGTGTGCGCCCTGAGCTGCGGCCGGTACATCTCCGAGCCTTCCGGCAGCAGCTCGAAGACATAGCCGAACCGCTTGCGGATCGGTGCCAGAGTGGCTTCGGTACCCCAGGCGTCGATCGGCCGGCCCGTGCGGTAATTGAAGGCTCGCAGATCGTCGATGCCGTGAATGTGGTCGGCGTGAGCGTGCGTGAAGAGGATGCCGTCGAGTGCATCGCATCCTGCATCGATGAGCTGGTCCCGCATATCGGGGCCCGTGTCCACGAGGATGCGCGTTCCCGCGCTTTCGACGAGGATGGACGGCCGCCGTCGACGATTGCGCGGCTCTCTCGGATCGCAGTTGCCCCAGGTGCCGTCGGACAGTGGCACGCCGCCGGAACTGCCGCAGCCGAGGAGCGTGACCCGCATCATGCCGCCGCCGGCCTCGCGACCTTGCTGAAGATCCGAAAAAAGTTGTCGGTGGAAGCCTTTGCGAACGCTTCCTCGGACATGCCCTTGAGCTGTGCCGCAGCCGCCGCGGTATGCCGGACCAGCGCCGGTTCGTTGCGCTTGCCGCGCTTCGGTACCGGCGCCAGGAATGGCGCGTCCGTTTCGACCAGAAGCCGGTCGACCGGGACCACGTCACGGACGGCGTCTCGGATGGTCTCCGCCGTCCGGAATGTCAGGATGCCGGAGAGCGAAACGTACATTCCCAATTTGACGGCGATCTCAGCAAGATGCGCCGACGCACTGAAGCAGTGCAGCAGGCCCGGGACCGGCCCGTCGGCCATCGCCTCCGTGAGAACCGCCGCGGTGTCCTCTTCGGCATCGCGCGTATGAACGATGAACGGTAGCCCGGTCCGCCGCGCCGCCTCGATATGGACCCGGAAGCTCTCCTTCTGCTGCTCGCGCGGGCTCCGATCGTAGAAATAGTCGAGGCCGGTCTCGCCGATGCCGACGACGCGTGGGTGCGACGCGATCTCGACGAGGCGCTCGACGGTCGGCACGCCCTGCTCCGCCACGTTGTGCGGATGGATGCCGACGGCACACCAGACACTCGGATAGCGCTCCGAAATGGCGAGAACGTTGTCCAATGCCGTCAGGCGGGTGCAGATCGTGACCATGACCCCGACGCCGGCGGCGTTCGCCCGCGCCACGACCTCGTCGAGTTCCCCTGAGAACTCGTCGAAATCCAGATGGCAGTGACTGTCGACCAGCATCATGCGCCCGCGTCCGCCTCCTCGACGAAGCGCGGAAACACGCCGGCGGGCTTCGGCAGCGCCGCGCCGGGTACCAATCGCCCGCCCTGCCCCACGGCCGCGAAACTGCGCTGCTCCTGGTCGACCCCGACCTGATCCAGGATCGCATCCGAGGCGGTGGGCATGACCGGCAGCGTATAGAGGGCGAGATTGCGGATGGTCTCCGCGAGGACATAGAGAACGGTGCGCATGCGGGGCTCGTCGGTCTTGCGCAGCGTCCAGGGCGCCTGGCGATCGACATAGCCGTTCGCCGCGCGCACCACGACCCAGACGGCCTCGAGAGCCTCGTGGAACAGCTGAGCGTCCATGATGGTACGCAGCTTCGGCAGCAGGTCCGCCACGGCGCCGAGCAGTTCTTCGTCTTCGCCGGTCAGCGGCCCCGGCTCCGGTACCAGGCCGCTGCAGTTGCGTGCGATCATGGACAGCACGCGCTGGACCAGGTTGCCGTAGTCGTTCGCCAGTTCGCTGTTCATGCGCTGCACCATCGAGCGGTGCGAGAAGTCCCCGTCATTGCCGAAGGGAACCTCGCGCAGCATGAAGTAGCGCACCTGGTCGAGACCGTAGCGGCGGACGAGGTCGTACGGATCGATCACATTGCCGAGCGACTTCGAGATCTTCTGGCCTTCGTTGGTCCACCAGCCGTGCGCGAACACGCGCTTCGGCGGCTCCAGCCCAGCGCCCATCAGAAAGGCCGGCCAGTAGACGGCGTGAAAGCGCAGGATGTCCTTGCCGACCATGTGAAGATCGGCCGGCCACAGCTTCGTGTAGTCCGCCGAAGCGATATCGGGATAGCCGACGGCGGTGATGTAGTTGGTGAGGGCGTCGAGCCACACGTACATCACGTGCTTCTCGTCCCCGGGCACCGGAATGCCCCAGGAGAAACTGGTCCGCGAGACGGACAGATCCTGCAGGCCGCCGCGGACGAAGCTCATCACCTCGTTGCGCCGGCTCTGCGGTGCGATGAAGTCGGGGTTGTCCTCGTAGAGTTTCAGCAGGCGATCCTGCCAGGCCGAGAGGCGGAAGAAATAGCTCGGCTCTTCCACCCATTCGACCTCGGCGCCGCTCGGGGCGATCTTCTTGCCCGCCGGGCCGTCGCGCAGTTCGCTCTCGCCATAGAAGGCCTCGTCGCGCACCGCGTACCAGCCCGCATAGGTGTCGAGATAGATCTCGCCGCGCTCGACGAGCGTCGTCCACAGCGCCTGCGCCGCGCGGACGTGCCGTTCCTCGGTGGTCCGGATGAAATCGTCGTTCGTGAAGCCCCACGCCTTGGCCAGGGCGCGGAAGTTCCCCGACACGCGGTCCGTGAAGGACTGCGGGTCGACGCCGGCCTTCTCCGCCGCCTTCTCCACTTTCTGGCCGTGCTCGTCGGTCCCCGTCAGAAAGCGCACGTCGTAACCGTCGAGGCGCTTGAAGCGCGCCAGCACGTCGCAGGCGAGCGTCGTGTAGGCGTGCCCGATGTGCGGATCGTCGTTCACATAGTAGATCGGGGTCGTGATGTAGTAGGGCTTTGCCCCGGGCATCGACGCATCCTCATGCCACGTTCGCAGCTGCCACCTCAGCGTACAGCAACGGCTCTGGGCGGACGAACGGCGGTCCGAAGGGCCAGTAGGGCGTTGAGCACCACCTGCCTGCGGTCGAGATTCAGAGCGTCGCCGCGATCGAAGAGGCGGCCGGTCTTCTCCCATAGCTCGAGCCAGCGATCAAGGTTGGCGGCCGAACCCAGTCGGGCGACGAGGGCCGCCTCGCCGGCAACCAGGTCCAGCGGCTCACCGGGGTGCGCCGGCGCTTCGGCGCCACCGACCCTGACCAGCCGGGCCAGCCACCAGCGGAAGAGCGCCTGGAATACCTCGAAAGCCCCTGCCCCGTTCGGCCCCGCGAAGCGCTCCGCCATGGCGTGCGCCTTCGGGATGTCGAGATCGGGAAGCGTGCCGCAGAGCGCGATCAGATCGCGAAACAGCTGAAGACCGCCCTGTTCGGCGAGAGCCAGTGCGTAACCCGGCCGCCCTTCGGAGATCCGCGCCAGTGTCGCGGCGTCATCCACTCCGATGTCCGGACGATGGGTGCCGATCACGGCGCAGGTCGCCTCCGCGTCCAGCGGCTGCAGCGTCAGCCGCCGACAGCGGGATCGTATGGTCGGCGGCAGCGTTCCGGGACTGTGGCAGACCAGCAGAAGCATAGCGTTGCGCGGCGGCTCCTCGAGAATCTTGAGGAGCGCGTTCGCGCCGTTCCGGTTGAGATCATCGGCGCAATCGACGATGACCACGCGCCATCCGCCCTCGAAGGCGGTCCGATGGAGGAATTCGGTGATCCGCCGTACATCCTCGACCGCGATCCCCGACCGCACCTTGCCCTTCGCATCGACCCCGCGCTCGACGGTGAGCAGGTCGGAATGGCCGCCGGCAGCAATGCGGTTGAACAGGGCAGAGTCCGCGGTGACAGCCAGCGTCTCCGGTACATCGGCACCGGCCGGTTTGGGATTGGAAAGCAGGAACCGTGCGAAGCGATAGGCGAGCGTGGCCTTGCCGATGCCGCGAGGGCCCGAGATCAGCCAGGCGTGATGCGGACGCCCGCCTGCCCAAGCCTGGAGCAGGGTCGCCTCCGCCGCGCCGTGGCCGATGAGGACGGCGGTGCGCCGGGGCGACCACTTCTCCTCGGTGCCGTCAGCCATTCGCGATCGGTCCCAGCCGCGCCTCGATTGCGGCGCGGAGCCGAGCCTGGACCGTCCAGACGTCGGCGTCGGCCGAGATGACGATACATCGCTCCGGCGCGCCTTCGGCGATCGTCCGGAAGCCCTCGTGCACCCGACGATGAAAGGCCCGGTCCATCTCCTCGTAGCGCCCGCCGTCTCCGGTCCGTGCGGCGATCCGGGCGAAGCCGAGTTCCGGATCCAGATCGAGAACCAGCGTCAGGGCCGGCCCCTCCGACCCGACCACCGTGTCATACAGCCCCTCGATGAAGTCGGCTGCGACGCCCTGGCCGAAATGCTGGTAGGCCATCGTGGAGTCGGCGAACCGATCGCACACGACCCACCTGCCCTGCGCCAGCGCCGGACGGATGGTTGCGCGCAAATGCTCTCGCCGTGCAGCGAAATGCAGGAGCGTCTCCGAGATCGGGTCCCAGCGCTCCGCGGCACCGGTGATCAGGAGGCTGCGCAGTGCCTCGCCCTGTGCAGAACCGCCGGGCTCTCGGGTCACCAGCGTCCGGCGGCCACTGGCCTCCAGCCATTCCTTCAGCAGGAGCGCCTGCGTCGATTTGCCGGCCCCCTCCCCGCCTTCGAGCGTGACGAAGAAACCGCGCGTCTCTCCGGCGTCCGATACGGCGCCCCGCGTCAACTGTCGATTCCGACCACGAGATAGCGCACGGCGGCAAACAGTCGCCCGAACATGCCGAGTTGGTCGACATCGGTTCCGGCGACGAGCGGGCGCTCGATCGGCGTCAAGCCGGGCGCCGTCACGCGCAGCGTCCCGACCGGCGTGCCCTTCTTGATGGGCGTGGTGATCGGGCTCGAGTAGCTGACGGAGACCTTCATGTCGTCGCGCAGGTGGCGCTTCAGCGAAACCGACAGGTCGCTCTCGAGCACCAACGGCACCGTCGGCACCTCGCCGAGCCAGGCGGGCGCCGCTTCGACGGTTTCACCGGCCTTGAAGAGATCGAAGGCGCCGAACTCGCGGAAGCCCCACTGCAGGAGCCGCTCGGTTTCGCGCGATCGTTCGTTGACGCTCTTCAGGCCGTTGACGACCAGCACCAGGCGCCGCCCGTCACGCTCGGCCGATGCGGTGAGGCCGTAGCCGGAATCCTCGGTGTGGCCGGTCTTCAGACCGTCGACGCCCATGTCCTTGTAGAGCAGTGGATTCCGGTTGCCCTGCTTGATGTTGTTATAGGTGAACTCCTGTTCGGAGTAGAAATGATAATACTCAGGAAAATCCTCGATCAGGTGCTGCGCGAGCGTCGCGAGATCCCGCACCGTCGTCAGATGTTCAGGATTGGGCCAGCCGGATGCGTTCCGGATGGTCGTGTTGGTCATGCCGAGTTCTTTCGCCCTGCGGGTCGCGGCACTGGCAAACGCCTCCTCCGTCCCGTAGAGACCTTCGGCGACGACGACGCAGGCATCGTTGCCCGACTGGATGACGATCCCGCGGATGAGATCTTCGACCTTCACCCGGCTGTTCACCTCGACGAACATCTTCGACCCACCCATCCGCCAAGCCTTTTCGCTGACGGTGAAGGTGTCCTCCATCGACAGACGCCCTTGCTTGATGCGGTCGAAGAGCATGTAGGCCGTCATCAGCTTGCTCATCGACGCCGGTGGCGTGAGTTCGTCCGCCGCCTTTTCGAACAGGACCGTGTGCGTCTTCAGGTCGATCAGAATGGCGTGCTTGGCAATCGTCTCCATCGCCACCTCGCCGTAGGCGAAGGATGCATGGACGACGACCAGAAGGGCGGCAATGGCGCCGCGAAAGAAACGAACCATGGAAGCTTCCCGGCTGACGGATCCCAGCCCGCGCATCCGGAGTGGGACGCAGGCCCTACTCGACCACAATCTGCGCCAACGAGTAGCCGTTCCGCTGCAATGACGAAAGCGTAGAATCTGCTGCTGCGACATCGGACAGTGGCCCCAGCCTCACCCGATGCAGATTGCGTCCGCCTGCCGCCACGGTGTCGATGCGGGTCTTGCCGAATCGTGAGAGCGCCGCGCTGAGGCGGACCGCATTGTCGCGCTGCACGAACGCGCCCGCCTGGATGTAGAGGTTCGAATCCTGGACGGCCGGCGCATAGCTGGCTGCGCGAATCACCGCATCGTCGCTCGCCACCGTCGAGACCGCGCCGCGTTGCTGCCCACGCACCGCGTCGCCGAGCGCCGCCATCTGCGTCTCGACATCGGCGCCGTCGCGCGCGAGTTCAGCCACTTTGCGGCTTTCCTCGGGCATCACGTCGATCCGGACCTGCGTCGTTCCCTGTCGGGCGAAGCCGAGCGCTTCCGCTGCGGCATAGGAGAGGTCGATCGCACGGCTGTTCGCAAAGGGGCCACGGTCGTTGATCCTGACGACCACGGCGCGACCGTTCTCCAGGTTGGTCACCCTGGCGATGCTCGGAAGCTGCAGCGTCGGGTGGGCTGCGGTCAGCGCGTACATGTCGTACTTCTCGCCGTTCGCAGTGGGCATCCCGTTGAAGTCGGCGCCATACCAGGAGGCGACCCCGACCTCGGAATGGGCGAAATTCTCTTTCGGCGTGTACCAGACCCCGAACACGCGGTAGGGCCGCCCGACCTTGTAGGACCCGCGTTCCTCGTAAGATGACGTCGCGATGGACGAGCCGGAATTCCAGGCGCCGCCGTTCGCTCCCGATCGCGGGCCGCCGGCCCCGCTGCACCCGACCAGCAACGCCATCGCAGCGACACCGGGGAGAATGGCCACGCGCATACCGCTCATCCCGCCCTCATCTCAAGACGCTCTCGAAGTCCCGAGCCGGCCGTCCGTAGGCTCGGCATTCTCAAGCCCCCATTGCTCCTCCGGCGAACGGCGCGGTGGAATCGCGCCGCCTGCCGCACCCTCCATAAGGGAGGGGCTGGAGTCTTCTGCCATACGAGCCCGACTCCGGCAATATCGTGTTACGGCGAATCCCGCCGTCACGGCGCCGCCGGGACCGGCAGCCGATCACTGTCCCGTGAACTTCGGCTCGCGCTTTTCGGAGAACGCCCGCATGGCTTCCTGGGAATCGGCGTGTCCGCCGAGTTCCACCGTCATGTTCTGCTCGTAGCGATAGCCGTCGCGCAGGCTCATCTCCTCGATCGTGTTCAGCGCCTGCTTTGCCAGACGGACGGCCACCGGGCTCTTCGACGCGATCTCCCGCGCAAAGCCCATCGCCGTCTCGATCAACTGGTCCGGCGGCACGCACGCCTCGGCGACGCCCAACCGGTAGAGTTCGGGTCCCGGCACCCGATAGCCGGTGAGCATCATGCGCCGCGTGCGCGAGTGCCCGAACAGCCGCATCGCATGCCGGCCGCCGCCGAGAAGCCCGACATCGATCTCGGGCAGACCCAAGAGTGCCGTCTCGGACACCACAAGGATATCGCAGGAGGCCGCAACCGCCAGGCCGGCCCCGAGTGCCGGACCGTTGACGGCCGCGATGACCGGCTTCTTGCATTCCATGATCGAATGGAAGCACTCGCGGGCACGGCGGTTGTGCGCCCACGCCTCGCCCGGCTCCATGGTCTTGCCGGCGCGGCCCTTGATGTCGGCCCCCGCGGAGAAGCACTTGCCGGCTCCGGTCAGGACGGCGACCCGCACATCTGCCCGATCACTGATCTCGTCGAAGACGGCCATCATGTCTTCGTGGAACTGCCGGTTCTGCGCGTTGACGGGCGGCTGGTTCATGGTGACGAGCGCGATGTGATCACGGACGTCGCAGAGCACGGTTTCGCGGTTCATGCAGATCTCCGGTTGGTCTTTCGGTCGCGGCGATCATGGTCAGGACGGGACCGCTCGGCAACCCGGCGTCAGCGGACCCGCACCACCGTCTCGCCGGTGCGTCGCAGCTCTGCACCGGCTCCCGCACGGACCAACTCAGCGCGCGCGACATAATCCCCCGGCGGCCAGGGACTGCGCGCCCTGTCTCCAACGAAGCTGAAGTAGAAGATCTGCGTCCGACGCAGCCTGTCCTCCTTGGACACGACTACGCTGCCGTCCGGGGCCGTCAGCGAGAGACGCAGGATGTCTCCCTCCCTCACGCCGACCAGCGTCGCCCATGCCGCCAGTAGCGGCGAACCCGCCGGCAGAGCCGAGGCCGCGAGCGTGCCCGCCTTCGCCTTCTCTGCGGACGGCATCGTCCCGGTCACGCCGACCGCGAGGATATCGACGGGCGAATAGTCGAGCGCAGCCCGGGCCCCCGCGTTCCACAGCGACTTCGCGTTCGATCCGCATCCGGTCGCGGGTACTGGACCGGTGAATGGATCGATCGCCTTGCCCTCGTGCCGGACCACCAGTTCCACATGCGGAAACTGCGTGCGGCCGGACAGGCCGACCGTTCCGAGCGTGTCGCCGGCATCGACCGCCTGCCCCGGCCTGACGCGAATGCTCCCCCGGCGCAGATGGCAGTACTGCGTTTCCCAGCCGCCGCCATGCGTGACGGCGACCCCGTTGCCGCAATCCTTGCCCTTCAGGGCCGCGCTGTCGCCGGGCTCGAAGAGCCGGTCGGCCATGCCGTCGCGCACCGCCCGCACGGTGCCCGGCGCCGCGGCGACTACCCGCACCCCCTTCTCGATCTGGGCTGCATCCCGCAGGGCGAAATCGGTGCCCGTATGTCCGTCGTAGCTCCTTGCGCCGCAGGCATAGTCCCGCGCGCCAGGGCTCGGATCGTGGTCGAAATACTGGAAGGCCCAGCAGTCGTCGCCAATCGCGCATGCGATCGGAATCGACAATGACGGTCCGCCGCTGCCGTCGGCGGCTTGGGCGCCGCCGCGCGTCCCCAGGAGGGCTGCCGCCAAGACGGCCGCGGCTGCCACTCGAACTCCCCAGGCCGCCAC contains these protein-coding regions:
- a CDS encoding D-alanyl-D-alanine carboxypeptidase family protein, encoding MVRFFRGAIAALLVVVHASFAYGEVAMETIAKHAILIDLKTHTVLFEKAADELTPPASMSKLMTAYMLFDRIKQGRLSMEDTFTVSEKAWRMGGSKMFVEVNSRVKVEDLIRGIVIQSGNDACVVVAEGLYGTEEAFASAATRRAKELGMTNTTIRNASGWPNPEHLTTVRDLATLAQHLIEDFPEYYHFYSEQEFTYNNIKQGNRNPLLYKDMGVDGLKTGHTEDSGYGLTASAERDGRRLVLVVNGLKSVNERSRETERLLQWGFREFGAFDLFKAGETVEAAPAWLGEVPTVPLVLESDLSVSLKRHLRDDMKVSVSYSSPITTPIKKGTPVGTLRVTAPGLTPIERPLVAGTDVDQLGMFGRLFAAVRYLVVGIDS
- a CDS encoding MBL fold metallo-hydrolase — encoded protein: MMRVTLLGCGSSGGVPLSDGTWGNCDPREPRNRRRRPSILVESAGTRILVDTGPDMRDQLIDAGCDALDGILFTHAHADHIHGIDDLRAFNYRTGRPIDAWGTEATLAPIRKRFGYVFELLPEGSEMYRPQLRAHTISGPFTVGPVAVTPFDQDHMVCRTTGFRFGAFGYSTDVVHLDEAAFAELAGIEVWIVGCLREEPHPCHAHLDRVLEWVDRLKPRRTVLTHMNHLMDYRTLRDRLPDGVEPGYDGLVLEVPE
- a CDS encoding septal ring lytic transglycosylase RlpA family protein, whose amino-acid sequence is MSGMRVAILPGVAAMALLVGCSGAGGPRSGANGGAWNSGSSIATSSYEERGSYKVGRPYRVFGVWYTPKENFAHSEVGVASWYGADFNGMPTANGEKYDMYALTAAHPTLQLPSIARVTNLENGRAVVVRINDRGPFANSRAIDLSYAAAEALGFARQGTTQVRIDVMPEESRKVAELARDGADVETQMAALGDAVRGQQRGAVSTVASDDAVIRAASYAPAVQDSNLYIQAGAFVQRDNAVRLSAALSRFGKTRIDTVAAGGRNLHRVRLGPLSDVAAADSTLSSLQRNGYSLAQIVVE
- a CDS encoding DNA polymerase III subunit delta' codes for the protein MADGTEEKWSPRRTAVLIGHGAAEATLLQAWAGGRPHHAWLISGPRGIGKATLAYRFARFLLSNPKPAGADVPETLAVTADSALFNRIAAGGHSDLLTVERGVDAKGKVRSGIAVEDVRRITEFLHRTAFEGGWRVVIVDCADDLNRNGANALLKILEEPPRNAMLLLVCHSPGTLPPTIRSRCRRLTLQPLDAEATCAVIGTHRPDIGVDDAATLARISEGRPGYALALAEQGGLQLFRDLIALCGTLPDLDIPKAHAMAERFAGPNGAGAFEVFQALFRWWLARLVRVGGAEAPAHPGEPLDLVAGEAALVARLGSAANLDRWLELWEKTGRLFDRGDALNLDRRQVVLNALLALRTAVRPPRAVAVR
- a CDS encoding TatD family hydrolase; the encoded protein is MLVDSHCHLDFDEFSGELDEVVARANAAGVGVMVTICTRLTALDNVLAISERYPSVWCAVGIHPHNVAEQGVPTVERLVEIASHPRVVGIGETGLDYFYDRSPREQQKESFRVHIEAARRTGLPFIVHTRDAEEDTAAVLTEAMADGPVPGLLHCFSASAHLAEIAVKLGMYVSLSGILTFRTAETIRDAVRDVVPVDRLLVETDAPFLAPVPKRGKRNEPALVRHTAAAAAQLKGMSEEAFAKASTDNFFRIFSKVARPAAA
- a CDS encoding M23 family metallopeptidase codes for the protein MAAAAVLAAALLGTRGGAQAADGSGGPSLSIPIACAIGDDCWAFQYFDHDPSPGARDYACGARSYDGHTGTDFALRDAAQIEKGVRVVAAAPGTVRAVRDGMADRLFEPGDSAALKGKDCGNGVAVTHGGGWETQYCHLRRGSIRVRPGQAVDAGDTLGTVGLSGRTQFPHVELVVRHEGKAIDPFTGPVPATGCGSNAKSLWNAGARAALDYSPVDILAVGVTGTMPSAEKAKAGTLAASALPAGSPLLAAWATLVGVREGDILRLSLTAPDGSVVVSKEDRLRRTQIFYFSFVGDRARSPWPPGDYVARAELVRAGAGAELRRTGETVVRVR
- the tmk gene encoding dTMP kinase, which gives rise to MTRGAVSDAGETRGFFVTLEGGEGAGKSTQALLLKEWLEASGRRTLVTREPGGSAQGEALRSLLITGAAERWDPISETLLHFAARREHLRATIRPALAQGRWVVCDRFADSTMAYQHFGQGVAADFIEGLYDTVVGSEGPALTLVLDLDPELGFARIAARTGDGGRYEEMDRAFHRRVHEGFRTIAEGAPERCIVISADADVWTVQARLRAAIEARLGPIANG
- the metG gene encoding methionine--tRNA ligase codes for the protein MPGAKPYYITTPIYYVNDDPHIGHAYTTLACDVLARFKRLDGYDVRFLTGTDEHGQKVEKAAEKAGVDPQSFTDRVSGNFRALAKAWGFTNDDFIRTTEERHVRAAQALWTTLVERGEIYLDTYAGWYAVRDEAFYGESELRDGPAGKKIAPSGAEVEWVEEPSYFFRLSAWQDRLLKLYEDNPDFIAPQSRRNEVMSFVRGGLQDLSVSRTSFSWGIPVPGDEKHVMYVWLDALTNYITAVGYPDIASADYTKLWPADLHMVGKDILRFHAVYWPAFLMGAGLEPPKRVFAHGWWTNEGQKISKSLGNVIDPYDLVRRYGLDQVRYFMLREVPFGNDGDFSHRSMVQRMNSELANDYGNLVQRVLSMIARNCSGLVPEPGPLTGEDEELLGAVADLLPKLRTIMDAQLFHEALEAVWVVVRAANGYVDRQAPWTLRKTDEPRMRTVLYVLAETIRNLALYTLPVMPTASDAILDQVGVDQEQRSFAAVGQGGRLVPGAALPKPAGVFPRFVEEADAGA
- a CDS encoding enoyl-CoA hydratase/isomerase family protein, coding for MNRETVLCDVRDHIALVTMNQPPVNAQNRQFHEDMMAVFDEISDRADVRVAVLTGAGKCFSAGADIKGRAGKTMEPGEAWAHNRRARECFHSIMECKKPVIAAVNGPALGAGLAVAASCDILVVSETALLGLPEIDVGLLGGGRHAMRLFGHSRTRRMMLTGYRVPGPELYRLGVAEACVPPDQLIETAMGFAREIASKSPVAVRLAKQALNTIEEMSLRDGYRYEQNMTVELGGHADSQEAMRAFSEKREPKFTGQ